CCTGCCCGGGGCGGCCACCATCGCCGTGGCCCTGTGCACCGCGGCACTGCCGGCCAAGGAGTCCACCGGCGCCATCCTGCTCATGCTCATGACCGGCGACCTTTTGGCAGTGTGGAGCTATCGCGGCGACGCGGACTTCCGCATGCTGCGCAGGCTCGTCCCGGCGGTCCTGGCCGGCGTCGGCGCCGGCGCCCTGTTCCTGCACCTGGCCTCCAACGACTCCTCTCGCCGCCTCATCGGCGCCATCCTGCTGATCCTGGTCGCCGTCACGCTGTACCAGCGCCGCTCGGCCACCAGGAACAGGTCCGACGACGCCCCCGAGGTGGCACGTCCAGCCCCGGCCGGCAGCCGCCTGGCCCGCCTGGTCTACGGAAGCCTGGCCGGCTTCACCACGATGGTCGCCAACGCCGGCGGACCGGTGACCTCCATGTATTTCCTGGCCTGCCGCTATCCGGTCAAGGCCTTCCTGGGGACGACGGCCTGGTTCTTCTTCCTGGTCAACCTGGTCAAGCTGCCCTTCTCCGTCTCAGCCGGCCTGGTCAACCCCACGACCCTGTCGCTGGCGGCGATCGCCGCACCGGTCGTCATCGCCTCGGCCCTGGCCGGTCGGCACCTCGCCGAGCACATGGATCAGCGGGTCTTCGAGCCGATCATCGTCGTCCTGACCGTCATCTCAGCA
This region of Actinomyces oris genomic DNA includes:
- a CDS encoding sulfite exporter TauE/SafE family protein, with protein sequence MLPTLTTTAWILLVVVAALCGIAKTALPGAATIAVALCTAALPAKESTGAILLMLMTGDLLAVWSYRGDADFRMLRRLVPAVLAGVGAGALFLHLASNDSSRRLIGAILLILVAVTLYQRRSATRNRSDDAPEVARPAPAGSRLARLVYGSLAGFTTMVANAGGPVTSMYFLACRYPVKAFLGTTAWFFFLVNLVKLPFSVSAGLVNPTTLSLAAIAAPVVIASALAGRHLAEHMDQRVFEPIIVVLTVISALPLLR